In a genomic window of Plectropomus leopardus isolate mb unplaced genomic scaffold, YSFRI_Pleo_2.0 unplaced_scaffold9474, whole genome shotgun sequence:
- the LOC121940833 gene encoding nuclear protein MDM1-like encodes MLNLWRYFVIKGVKVSLRALVQAQELRQQALSYRRRAWGANFSRDHLSQLLSEHNTLWEPTDTTDSATDPPSPRLTSDLCRDPDGCSASPVEALDLHSRSSNSSKRSSVNGDKNTQIKSPQSPAAERHTACGDEEEEDAD; translated from the exons ATGCTTAATCTCTGGAGGTATTTTGTGATAAAGGGTGTAAAAGTCTCACTGCGAGCTCTCGTCCAGGCGCAGGAGTTGAGGCAGCAGGCCTTGTCGTACCGCCGTCGAGCCTGGGGAGCGAATTTCTCCAGAGACCACCTGAGCCAGCTGCTGTCCGAACACAACACGCTGTGGGAGCCGACGGACACCACAGACTCCGCCACcgaccccccctccccccgcctgacctctgacctctgtcgCGACCCAGACGGCTGCAGCGCGTCGCCTGTGGAGGCCCTGGACCTGCACAG cCGTTCCAGTAACTCCAGTAAGAGGTCCTCTGTtaatggagacaaaaacacacaaataaaatcacCTCAAAGTCCTGCTGCTGAGAGACACACGGCATGTGGagatgaggaagaagaagatgCAGACGA